AAAGGCTTCAGACTCAAGTAACCATGAAGTCGCTACGAGCAATAGCTCTACTTTCGTAATACATATAACAGCAGGAATGCAGGATACAGTTTTCAAATATGCATAAGCCATCTAGATGTAATAGGAATGAGTCTCTGAGATTCTTGGAGGTCAAGCATCATTTTCCTCTGTTTCTATAAAAATGAAGAAAGTCTGCTGATTTTTTCAGACCCCAAAGGCTCCCTTTCAGTAGAGGACTACTGTTTTTTCCAACATTTCTGTCACCTGATTCATGTCTGGCCTCAACCTGGGATGTCATGATTGAATTGCAAGGACTAGTGTTACAGACTTACAGTACATGTAACAAGATCCAGTGTTCAATATAAATACCACATCTTTTTTACTTTCTCTTCCTTCCGAATCCGCATTTTCCTTTGAATTAATGAAAATAATGATAGACGTATCCATGCATGACTACCTTATGTAGCTGCGAGAAGCGGATGACCTGAAGCTGTTCGGCTGATCTTCCAATCCTCAAAAAGGAATTGATCTCTCAGTGGTGGAGTGCCTGGAAACAAAAGAGAATGAAGCAGGTTTCGTGTCTACGAGTAAATTACTCTTCTTAGATCGGTCATGGCCACTACCCCACAGCTTGTCAAATGTAGGTGTGATTGGCGCCTCGGATGCTTTGCTCCAACGTACAGTCCAACCTAGGTACCCATACAACCAAAAATATTAAAGCAATCATAGTAACATACTAACATATATGTGCCACAAACACCCATTAACTGAGAACTTCAGGTTATAACATAGAGAGCTTACCATAGTAACAGTCCACCAGCTTTACAACAACTCCAAGGCCATTCAGAATGAACCCTCAGTGAGAGGTGTACGTGTATGTTGGTGCGACTTACTTCAGCAACAGATACATTAGTTAGAGTTGACTACTTGACTATAACTTGAATCAAGAGAAAATGATAATTCTGTGTAACATAAGGGTTTGTTTTGCTACATAAAGATTTCTTTTGAATTATGAATCTGGAAAATTCCACACAACATGCTCTTGAAGACTACCTGAGGGCCATCTTGTCTTGGGGAGTGTATCCAGCAGAATTTTGAAGCCTACACAGAAGGGTGCCTGGAGTCTTTCTGAAATTTACTTATTAGGGACTCAAGTTCCTGCATTAGAGGAAGAAGAGTACCATGCCATGCATAGAGAGCTTACACTGCAATGCCATTCGAAATGCTTTTGAGTGTCAGTATGATCTGTAGATGTATCTTGGGGCAATTTTCTTCTGCAACAGATTCATATCTAGACATGAATATAACATGAATTGAAACAAAGTGATCAATTTCTGCATAACATAAAGGTTTCTTCTACTACCTACTGATTTCTTCAAATTATGTATCTGGAAATTTGCACAAAACATAAATATATACCTGAGGTTCATCTTAATTTTCTTCGCGAGTGTAGACAGCAGAACTTTGAAGCTTGACCCAATTCCCTACAGAGCAGTTGCTTGCAATCCTTCTGCAATTTAGAAATTTAGATGGCCATAGAGCGCGGATGTAAGGATTGGTGTAGTTGGTAGGGACTCAAATTTCAGAATTAGAGGAAGGAGAAGATCATAACCAACAAGGAAGGTCTTTGAACCGCCTCCTTTAGCACCATCATGCCTTCTTCAATTCTTTAAGAACATGTCTCTAACAGGTGCTGTTTGTGACCTCTCAAGTTCCTGACCGTGTTGATCACCTATGTCACACATTAATCTGTCAAGAAATCCCACTTGATGCATCATGCTCAGTTCTAGATGTAATGCATAATATTCACCTAATTTGTTTTTCCTTGTAAAAACAGATCAACACCAGAAATACCAAAACATACAAATTTAGAGTTTTATAGGACTTCTGTACCTAAATAAACAATGAAGTTAAATCAGCAGGACACAGAATCTCGAATCTAACTTCTCCGATGACAGGTTACTGTTACAACCTCGCATACCTAGCCCTCCGTCCCTCCCAATAACTCTGTCCAGACATGGGAAGCAGAGATGCTCTTGACTCAGCTCCATCCTCAGTTCCAAATTATTTTCAGTGATATAGCTAATCAGTTCAACTTAAAAACCAGGAACGTTAAGTTGTGATAGAAATTAATAAGGTACGTAAATGTTACATTATTATCCATTATACTTTCTTGTTCAATATTTGGACCCCCATAAGATTTAAATCCTGGTTCCGTCTCTGTTCACGGCGGTGGCCAAGGCGCGAGTGCGGACGGCACGCGCGAGGGGGACGGAGCACACGCACTGCATTAGCGCGGTTGATGTGGCTGTCATCATTATGGAGGAGCGGTTTTTGGCTCTGGCCGAGTGAAGAGTTGAGGAAGATGATAGTGCTAAAACGTCGGTCTGTGGTTTCGGGATATTTGGGTTGGTGTGTGGCTTCAGGCCCAAGTAGGTGCGCGAAGATATCGGGTAGCCCATTATAATTATAAAAAGCCGAACAAACAAACAAAGGCCCAGCATACAACGATGCCGGCGATATGAGATTAGGGGTTTGTCTTTGTTCTTTTTCCTGGCTTGATCACAAGCAGAACCTTTTGTTTGATGAATTGATGTTGCAAAATGCTGCCAGTTCGACAATTCTGAGGACTAAACCTCATCGTGTTACTCGAAACAATGGAGCAGATACTCATAACATGCTTCAGAGAAAAGTAATGATGAGACATTCACAGAACAAAAGCTGTACAATAACCGATTTCGTAGCACACATTCATTACAAGATTACAGTGTTCAATATATATGTGCCCTCATGATTCTCCTCCTTCTGTCCCTCTCTCCCCTCCTTTTATGGCATGAAATACCCTTTTGCTTTGAATCAAATGAAAGTAATAATAAACCATGCATGTATCTCTTACGTATTTCAGCGAGAAGCAGATGGCCTGTGTAGAGGAGCAGTTCTAGCGTTGCTGGTTCTGTTCATACTTCTCCTTCGATTTTGGGGACCATTACTTGAACTGGCATGAAGATTTTGGCAAGGTTCATCCGGTTCCTGAAGCTGTTCCAATGTTGTTACCACCTCATTCGTGTTTGGCCTAAGCTCGGGATCTCTTGATAAGCATTGAAATGCAAGGTCAACTGCTTTACGAGCATTAGCCACAGAGAACTGGCCTTCCATACGAGGATCTAAAATTTGGCGGACTCTGCGTTTGTTGGCAAGGTAAGGTTTGGCCCATTCAGCTAAGTTCTGTTCACCTGCAGGCCGATTCTTGTCCAAAGCTCTTCTTCCAGACAACATTTCAAGCATAACAATCCCAAAACTATACACATCACTTTTGGGGGTTAAATGACCTTCACAAAAAGATAAATATATGTGAAAATGGAGAAGATTATTGAATAGTTTGAAGATTATTGGTGAAGATGGGGAACTTATTCTTAGGATTGCTATAGAATATTAGAATATATGTGCGTCTCATATAATATACGTACGTACAGTATAGGGTGGTGAGAGATGAATGTACCATCATCAGGATCCTCATGAAAAAAAGATATAAGCTCAGGAGCTACATACTCCAACCCAGGAGGTCCATGCCAAGGAGCCTCGTATAATTGAAAATCATGTGCGGCATGCCTATAACCATAGCCATAGAGTTTCGCATTATAGTTCTGTCATTTCACAATGAAAAAAATATGTGAGCAACTGAGCAAGTTTTACACAACTTTTTGAGAGGACATTATTTTGAACGTGTCACATACTAAATCAAGTAAGATTTTTGAAGAATTAAAGTCCCCATATATCACGTGTGCCTCATTACTATGAAGAAATGCTAGACCCTTAGCAGCACCAACTGCAATCTTCATAAGCAGGATCCATGAAAGTGGTTGAGCTGTTCCAAAAAAAGACTGATGGACCTTTCAATGGTAGTGCTCCAGTTACTATATCAGATAATCAAACAAAGAAGGAAGTTCATAACTTGCCTCCAGACAGATGCCTTTCCAAACTGCCATTAGGCATACATTCGTACACCAGAAGCTGTCTGTCATCCTCCCGGCAGTAACCAATCAGTTTTACAATATTTGGGTGAACCAGCTGTCCAAAGTACTTAACTTGTGTCTGTACATCAAGAGCTTCCCCAAGTCAATGATTTTTCCAGAATCATTAATCATAAATCTGCTAGAAAAAGTTGTCAATAAGGAAGATCTAATAAGATTGTTCTTAATTTCCATAGGTTTTAGACTTTTCAACTACTGTATGCAGTATGCTCATCAATGGAGCCCCTTGAGTAAGAACATCAATGTGTCTTAGATTATCAACTGCTTGATCATGCGCCAGATTCACTAGGGTGAACTAGTGCTACCATCAATACAAAAAGCTGATCAAAAGGATATGGTGAAAGTGCATTGAGCATTTGAGCATGCATTGAAGGATACTGCTTGAAGCTTGATTGTGCAATACTCAAC
Above is a window of Fragaria vesca subsp. vesca linkage group LG7, FraVesHawaii_1.0, whole genome shotgun sequence DNA encoding:
- the LOC101309391 gene encoding protein kinase APK1A, chloroplastic-like, coding for MGLRTSVKGYLIAQRLNLATDPLSENETISNNVTAPLDPPSLSVEEMTMDSGTYGLGICGGNIPCFPMLNSAKSMASYMTRTRAESPPPQGGNLNSNTPSVSVPSSPQTEGEILQSFNLKSFHYNELKTATCNFRSDRLLGDDGFGSAYKGWIDEHSFAAAKPGTGMAVAITRLNQQRTLRSHEECMTQVKYFGQLVHPNIVKLIGYCREDDRQLLVYECMPNGSLERHLSGAQPLSWILLMKIAVGAAKGLAFLHSNEAHVIYGDFNSSKILLDLNYNAKLYGYGYRHAAHDFQLYEAPWHGPPGLEYVAPELISFFHEDPDDGHLTPKSDVYSFGIVMLEMLSGRRALDKNRPAGEQNLAEWAKPYLANKRRVRQILDPRMEGQFSVANARKAVDLAFQCLSRDPELRPNTNEVVTTLEQLQEPDEPCQNLHASSSNGPQNRRRSMNRTSNARTAPLHRPSASR